Within the Opitutaceae bacterium TAV5 genome, the region CGGATCACGATCAGGTCGGAAAGCTTGCCCTCTTCGGCGTCGTCGCGCAGGGCGGGGTGAGGGACGCTCCAGAATTCGCGGATGCGCGAGTCGGAGTAGTGCATGAACTCGTCGCCGCGCCCGTGCAGCGTCTGTTGCAGGAGCTGGTCGAGCCGCGCATAAAGCGCCATTTCGGGCTGGGCGTAGCTGGTGACAGGGGCTCCGAGGTAAACGCCGACCGTCTGCGCGTGTTTCGGCTTCACGTCCTGGATAAAGGTCCCCGCGCCTACGCGCCGGCTGACGATGCCCTCGAGCGACAGCGCCGTCAGTCCCTTGGCCACCGTGGCGACGTTGACGCCAAACTCCGCCGCCAGCGCCCGGTCGGACGGCAACCGCGCCCCGGGCTCGGCGCCCGAGGCAATGTATTTTTCGTAAACGGCTTCCTTGACCTGTTCGTAAGGAGCTTTGCGGTTGATCAGTTTCGGGTTCATGAGGCGGCAGATCGGATGGATTTAGAGGGAAAATGCATCAATGGTTGAATCATTCAACCACTATTTTGCGCAATGAGCGATAATTTTGCCGTTATTGTGAATAACGGCTTGTCTTTTAAAAGATATTTATAAAAAATATCTTATGTAGAAACAGGGCTTGCTTTTCCTGCATACGATAATTTCCGGATTTTATTCAGGTAGATTTCTTGGATCAAAATGGTTGACGTAATCATTCACTTTGATTGGGTATCACCGCATCACTCAAACCTCCATCGAAAGATTCCCCATGAACAAACCCTTGCAAAACACCTGTCATCGTCTCGGCCGTGCGGGCCGCCTTTGCCGCTTCGCCGCCGGTCTTGCCGCCGCCGGTTTCGGCTTCGGCCCCGCGCTTGTTGCGGACACGCTTTACTGGAATGGCGGCGACGGCACATGGATGGCCGGGACCGGCACAGCAGGCTGGTCGGACACCGCCGAGAGTGGCGCAGGCAGCCTCGGCTGGATCGACAACAACGATGCCGTCTTCACCTCGGCAAACCCGACGCTCACCATCGGCTCCGCAGCCAGTGACAAGGTTTATGTCGGAAACCTCACGATCCAGAATGGACTCACGCTCAAACAGGCCGCCAATGCGGTGGATTTTTATATCACCGGAGCAGGTTCCGGAAATCTCACGCTGCAGGCGACCGCTATACAGTTGCGCACATTCCTCCAGTCTTCGAGTGCGTGGAACGGAACGATCTCGGTTTCAGGCAGCGCATCGAACAGCAACTACGTTTACGTGGACTCGGCCTCCGCGGTCGGGTCGAGCACCAGGTTGAATGTTGATCTGGGTTATGTCCTCTTTGGAGCCTCCAGCGGAAGTGCTTCATTCACCATCGGGGAACTATCCGGTGCCGACAGCAATTCACTGATTCGTTCCCGCGGCGACTCTGTGCAAACCCTGCGCATCGAACAAAACACCGACACCACCTACGCGGGCCGTATCGGCAGCGCGACAACCGGCACGTGGAACCTGAATCTGATCAAAGCCGGCACGGGCACTCTTGTCCTCTCAGGCGACGTATCCCACGCCGGCACCACCCTCGTCGAATCCGGCAAACTCTACTTCAACGGAACCACCTCCGCCCGCAACACGCTCAACGGCGTAAGCGTTGCCAGCGGCGCAACCCTCGGCGGCAAGGGTCTCATCGGCATCGGCGGCGGCGCGACACGCAACGTCACCATTGCCGACGGCGGCATCCTCGCTCCGGGCGGTGTCGATGAAATTGGCACGCTCACCATCAATGGCAACAGCACCGCCGGTGCCCTTGTTACCAGCGCGGGTCTTGTTTTCACCAAAAACGCCACGATTCAGGTTCGCCTGGCCGAACTCGGCACCAACGACAAAATCGTTCTCACCGGCAACGGTACCAATTTCGGCAAAGGCTCCGCCGCTGGCGGCGACGGCAGCATCCTCTTCGACTTCACCAACGACAACGGTCTCGCCGAACTCGGCACCTACGACCTGATCACCTTCGCCAACGAACCCGGCATCGTCCTTTCGACCTTCGGTCTCACGCAGGCCAGCATCGACGCCGGCTGGGCGGGCACTTTCGGGTACAGTGGCAATATCCTCCAGTTTACCGTCACCGGCATCGGCACCGTCATCCCCGAGTCCTCCACGTACGCCGCGATCATCGGCGGACTTGCGCTGGCCGGCGTGATCTGCGTTCGCCGTCGTCGCACCTGAGCGCGTCCACGGTGCCGTCCGGGTTATTCGACCGGACCGGCCTCGCCGTTCTTCCCCCCGTTTTGCATCCCCTGCATTTGCCTTCACCGACCCGTGCGGCACTCGCCCTGGTCGGCGAAAGGCGAAATTCTTCCAATCATGAAAACCCGTCGCTCCCGCTCCTTCCTCCCGATCTCCGCCGTCGCCGCACTCCTGTTGCTCGGCCCGGCATTTCTCTGTCGTGCCGCCGCAGATACGCCGGCCGACCCTGCCGCTGCGGCCGCTTCCTCCGCCGCCAACAACATCCGCGACTTCGACAAGGACGCCAACGAAATCGTCCCCGGGCGCTGGGCCTGGGGCTGGTTCAACGCCCGCTCCTTTTCCGATCCCAAACAAAACCTCCGCCTCTTCACGCAGGCCTACCCGGACACCCGACTCAAACAGCCCAACTGGACGGTCGATTCGAAAAAACGGGAAATCTGCTGGATCGTCATGGCCGACGGAACCGTGCGTACCGACCGCGCCGATATTGCCTGGATCTACCAGGTGCCTGCCGCCCTTGCGGCCTCCGGCCAGGTGAAAATCACCGGCGCCGCCACTTCCGGGCAGGATACCAAAAACCTGCGCATCTATATCGCCGGCGACGAACTCCTGCCCGCCAGCGAGCGCGCCGCGCTCAAGCCGGTTTTTGAGGAAACCGGCAAACAGATCGCGATCGACCTCACCGTCCCGGTCAAGGCCGGCAATCTCATCTACTTTATCCAGAACGACACCGGCACGCCGCCCCGCTACACCTCCGGCCATAAGCTCGACGTCACCATCAGCGCTGCTGTCAGCGCTCCGCACTGAAATTAAGAATTAAAAATTAAGAAGTTCTCCCCCGTCATGCGCCACCTGCTCCTGCCATTCTTAATTTTTAATTCTCAATTCTTAATTGCGTCGGCGGCTGCGCCGCAGCCGCCGACCTTCGCCGACTTCACCGGCGTTTGCCAGTTGGGAG harbors:
- a CDS encoding autotransporter, which translates into the protein MNKPLQNTCHRLGRAGRLCRFAAGLAAAGFGFGPALVADTLYWNGGDGTWMAGTGTAGWSDTAESGAGSLGWIDNNDAVFTSANPTLTIGSAASDKVYVGNLTIQNGLTLKQAANAVDFYITGAGSGNLTLQATAIQLRTFLQSSSAWNGTISVSGSASNSNYVYVDSASAVGSSTRLNVDLGYVLFGASSGSASFTIGELSGADSNSLIRSRGDSVQTLRIEQNTDTTYAGRIGSATTGTWNLNLIKAGTGTLVLSGDVSHAGTTLVESGKLYFNGTTSARNTLNGVSVASGATLGGKGLIGIGGGATRNVTIADGGILAPGGVDEIGTLTINGNSTAGALVTSAGLVFTKNATIQVRLAELGTNDKIVLTGNGTNFGKGSAAGGDGSILFDFTNDNGLAELGTYDLITFANEPGIVLSTFGLTQASIDAGWAGTFGYSGNILQFTVTGIGTVIPESSTYAAIIGGLALAGVICVRRRRT